CATTTgtatgattcaatattaataaatgtaatattttcgtaATTTAAGCACAGAAAGCCTGTTTTATGTCTTTCTAAATACGATTTTTCGAGATTTCTcgagacataaaataaaacacatatagCCACACTTAggctcatattagccaatatactATTTATAAtccgagaaaataagacatttaagacaaaaataacactgggactcgtgtgtgtgtttcagtcaATGCCTtccgtgtggacaggaagtgacgataGGGGATAGCTGTAGTACGGCCCACAACAGTAGccccgtgttattattattattattatgataatgacgattattattattatgttgtgcCTCTTGTGAGATCAAtagttataaaataaaaaaaaaactgttggcGATCAAGTCCGGTGCgtgttactagtgacacctagtggccagtgcaCACTACTCTTCATTAACATCTATATTGCCTTAAACTCCATTTGTATTTTTCGTTCATTGAGAACGTTTTGAAGCTTGAACATTGGCCAATAATAcctaacatttgcttaaatatgcttttccGGGACTAATAATAAGACtaacaatttattcatttttgaaaaacctgtaCTTTTGCTTCATTTAGCTCCCTGTGGAAACACctgtgatgtactgtatatggtctaaatcaggggtctcaaactcaatttacctgggggccactggagctagggtctgggcgaggctgggccgcatcaggttttccaaaaaaaaagccaaaaaacgcatttattaaaaacagaaaaatgaataaactttgctttggttctgattttctacaataaaagctctgataaaacattccactgttctcaaatatcttaatttttatttttctacttaaaataagattaaaaataaataaacaaatcaagaataaagaaaatcaatcagtaataaataaataaatataacaataataataaaacggcaaataataaaaacttaagaaaccacatatagttggtgggtagacaaattatttttttcagattaaaattaacaaagcatcattagagccctgtagacatgacaaaacacgactatagtcacatttatactctttttatttacaacatattgtgcaactgcagggtcttgagacacatgctaactcgcaaaccagagagctagcgacctaaacagtagcctccatgttatttcctttaaacttaaaaagccaaaaacttaccacttccacacggatagggaggataacagttatttaacctttaacatgaacattaatcaaacgtaataattttttctgggtacatgataccatacagcatccatatcaaacttgtacgggccgcactaacattaaactttcatatcaaggcgggggcctcaaactagtgtcctgcgggccacatttggcccgcgggccgcatgtttgagacccctggtctaaataatGATGTGTGTTTGTTCCATCAGGCTTGCAGAATGACCACAAGGCCATCATGGTGGAGATAGAAGAAGCCTTGCACAGGCTGCACGCTCGAGAGAAGGCCAAGAGGCAGCGTGACGAGACAGAAGCCCAGGAGGAGGCTATGGTGCTGCAGGTCACGCTTCCCCCCGCCTTTGCACGCGTAGATACCGTCACGCAGGGCTCGCCGGCCTCTGGAGCTGTGAGTGACAAGACATTTGGGTGTAAAAGACGAATTCTTCTTCTCATCTTTTAAAGATGTTGCTTGTGCTTATGCAAAGGGCCTCAAAGTCGGTGATGAAGTCATCGAGTTTGGTTCGGTGAATACAGAGAACTTTCAAAGTCTCCACAACATTGCCTCCGTGGTGCAGCATAGCGAAGGGGTAAgattcaaatttaaaaaataactttaaatttgattttaattagTGCATTATTTGCATGCAGTTATGACATCCTTGACACAATGCCTTAATAAATTCATCAAAATCACACATTGGATGtgtaattgtcttttttttttattattatgtaattatgtcttaatgcaggggtgtcccaTCCTTTTTGCAAAAAATGGATTTTAGCTTTGTGATTTAGGTGAAATGCTAttacacatatatattattgttaaatttTTAGGCTTATTGTTCGTATTGTTTTGACTTCGTTCTCACAAAATGACAGCTCTTTCttctatttctgctgtttcaactaaaaaaaaaaaaaagactttattcccataatatttcaatGTAATTTTCACAATACTTtttccctattttttttttttttttacaattttagtagtattataaaaaaatatattatgaaaaaaaagttcaatatttaaattatgCACCTGCtacttttccaaatatttaaactttgttCTTGTATATTATGGcgttattcctgtaatattatacgtttttttcccccaaccaattttttttcaaaattactattttttgtttcatttcacaTATTGATTCACGTTCCTTGTCCTGTGCAGAAGCCACTTCGAGTGACGGTGATCCGGGAGGGTCAGAAAGCTCACATGAGTCTGACCCCACAGAGGTGGTCTGGCAGAGGTCTACTGGGGTGAGTCTGCACGACACCCCCTGCCttgataaaaacaacaaaaaaaaacaaacacacacgctcattatttgccttttttgttgTCCAGGTGCAATATTGTCCCAATCCCACGGTGATCATCAACCACAACATCACAATAGACCATGCCTCTTACCCATCTGTTTGCTTTATTCACCAGGAATAAAACCTTGCGATGTTACATTTGGGCTGACTTGTCTGAAATGTCACATTGGGATGAGACGTCCACAGGACATTTGATTAGGCACCCTCTAACGCAAAAACAATCAGCCTTTCTGAAAGTAATGCAACAGTATGTTTATTATAGTGGTTTGGTTACCTTAGCTATCCACATGACCTATTAGAAAGCACActattatatttgaaaaaaaacaaaaagctggTTGTAATGTGGATTTTATTAGGTAAAAAAGTCATTTGTTGAGCTACGTCAGATATTAGGAACTGAATGTTTGCATTTAGTAAGGAAaatattttccacaaaaaatagcttctacattttaaaaaatcagatgCATgcactaatgattattttaggccaataataataataataatatcatgatGCTTTGAGTTTCTTCTTTTTGCCTTTAACCATCTGCGGGAGCTGGATTTTGAAGGCAgtcctaaaaaaataaaaaaaaaatcaattaaaacaaTAGTTTTGTTCGGTATAAAATgtcaatacagtcatccctcgctacatcacggTTCCAACATTGCTCCGCCTATTTTTAgtcaaataaaattacatttaagcaaattgtatggaTTTTTTCCCAAccataaaaatggttaaatgaactaaaaaagAAATATTCTACATGGGTCACTCTGTGATTGTTTAATGAGACAATGAGCAGACTTGTtcatctgatgtttttttttattattattacctcgGTACGCGCTGCCATAGCCCAcaacaagctgaaactcaactctgaacctctgacgtcacttcctccccTACAAGATCAATTGCTTGTATTCTGATTATATtggtgtgactataggggtgttactgaATCTCTAACGGGCTCtaaaatgtggcccgcaggacactagtttgaggcccccgccttgatatgaaagtttaatgttagtgcggcccgcgcaagtttgatatggatgctgtatggtatcatgtacccagaaaaaattattacgtttgattaatgttcatgttaaaggttaaataactgttaatagttatcctccctatccgtgtggaagtggtaagtttttggctatttaagttgaaaggaaataacttgaaggctaccgtttaggtcactagctctctagtttgcgagttagcatgtgtctcaagaccctgcagttgcgcaatatgttgtaaataaaaagagtataaatgtgactatagtcgtgttttgtcatgtctacagggctctaataatgctttgttcattttaatctgaaaaaaataatttgtctacccaccaactatgtggtttcttaggtttttattatttgttgttttattattattattatatttatttattactgattgattgattttctttattcttgatttgttcatttatttttcatcttattttgtgcagaaaaataaaaatcaagatatttgagaacagtggaatgttttatcacagcttttattgtagaaaatcggaaccaaagcactgaaaaagtttgtatatttttctgtttttaataaatgcgttgttttttttttttttggaaaacctgatgcggcccagccttacccagaccctagctccagtggcccccaggtaaattgagtttgagacccctggtttacagtaaacacattttctacgCCATAACAATGAAATGCtccattgaatcctactttgcagaaattcacttatcatggacGGGTGTGGAAGCAATTAGCGGTGATgaacgagggattgctgtatttaaactacattaaaaaaaaaatttttttaaacttactcGCAGGTTGTGCAGATGGGGCTAAAGTTGCAGAATACTGTTGGGAGAAAGCAGCATAAAATGTACTATTATAGCAGCATAAAAGCAGACAAATCAATAGACATGATATCAGATCAATGACATGAGTGGCCATTAAATAAAAACTCTCATTATTACGtcaaaaaatatcatatatgaTTAATGCAACACATTATGATttcagatattcattcattttctaccgcttatcctcacgggggtcgctggagcctatcccagctgtcttcgggcgagaggcggggtccaccctggactggtggccagccaatcacagggcacatatagacaaacaaccattcacactcacattcatacctatggacaatttggagttgctaattaacctagtatgatggccgagggtgggattgaacttgaaGCATtgaaggtctgcgcgctaaccactagaccaccgtgcagcccgattcCAGTTATTTTACGATGTAATTAACATAGGAATTGTGTTCTCCACCACACATTCTTGTATGTGTACTTTATAGTTTGGCTGCACTGCCAAAGTGTTGCTCCCTAGCCAAGCTCTTAGTCTAGGATGATGGGGTCCGAGCACCGGTTTAGCCGGATTCACGCCCCGGATCCCCACCACAGCTTCCAGCTTGAATGCTGCTCTAGAGGTCAGGAGAACCACGGTGGAGAGCGGCCAGGGAAACTtctccaatcacagggcacatatagacaaacaaccattcacactcacattcatacctatggacaatttggagtcaccaattaacttagcatgtttttggaatgtgggaggaaaccggagtacccgaagaaaacccacgcatgcacggggagaacatgcaaactccacacaaaaatggccgagggtggaattgaaccctggtctcctagctgtgaggtctgcacgataACCACTACTCCACCGTGTcgcccaaaacaacaacaaacaaaccctaaaACGTGGCACGGCGAGCACTTACTCGACAGGCAAACGGAGCAGACATAGCCGATTTCGATGAGGTTGCGGTGGCAGAAGCACGCCGCTCTGTAGTCCACGTGGGCCGGCGGCGGCAGCACCAGCTGGGAACGCTGCTCCGCGTCGGGCAGGAACACCCACTGTTCGCGGGCACACAACAAAAAGTTTAAGATCTGCATGTGAACAATGCAGCATTATTTCTATGGTTATCAGTACACAAGCGTATTTGGGTTATTGAAGGAGTGATGCTGTGTTCTCACCAGCAGGTACTGAGCAAGGGCCAACTTCTGCGGTATCTTAAGGTACAAGCCTCCTGTTATGTCACATGCCTACCAAGAACATAACAAGCGACACCAAATAATTAccgaaaacaacaacaattcaCCATTAAAGAACTATAACCATACCTGCTGGAGGAGACCGGAATCTGACTCCAACACGCACGCATCCATCAAGATGttctgttttaaaaatggaaaactaCTCAATAATACTCTTATATAAAGTATGAAGTGTCAAAGGAAATGAAGAATTAAAGGAAGCAACCTGCTTCTGGGCAGCAAAGATGACGTTCATAAAGTGCATGTACTGCAGGGCGCAGTCGTCTGCTGCCTTTATCACCTAACAGTCGTTTTCATTCAATATTATTactcaaatatatatttacaaacaaattacaacattattggAACGGCAGTGGAAGCTCACCAAAATCCGCGACTTGATCTCCTGtcccgctttaaaaaaaaaaaaaaggaaatgcagTAAAGGGATCATGTTTACATTGGAGGATATTTGCAACAACTTTATTAGAAAAATGGGTAATAAATCAAAAGTACCTTCAAGTTCCTTTGAGACTCTGTTGATATCTGAGTTGCAAAGATGAAGGAAACATTACACTACAATGTTAACGTACACACGTGTAATAATAGTCATACACATGGAAGGCTGACGTTCTTTATGCATGTGTTGTTTGActcttggttaaaaaaaaaatctcttacaAATAAAATGGGGTTATTcatactatgaaaaaaataaagactaGTTAAGTAAATGAGTAATGCCCCACTCTAAAGAGGAAAGCATTCAtacaacatattaaaaaaaacagctagaaTTAgaaactatataaacatcatagtataaatatatattttttttcagaactgATTTTGCCCAGAGGGATGATTATTGGTACTacataactgttttttttaattcaattaaaacacaatccaatgatatttattgttaataaattaaataattatcaaTAAATACAATCCACAATAATTCAATTACACAATACAgatttgaaataatttttttaattaaaaatatttttacaaatatttaaagaaaaaaaatattctggaaTTAAGAACTGCATAGACATTTCAATAAACAATTCACCCACAGTACgcttttaaaattgtaattttgtagtaattaatgttactgtaaaaaatatattccatttatggcactaatttatttaaaagaaaatgtgaaaatatttaattatatataatttggtaatttggtactacataactgtttttttattcaattaaaacacaatccaattatatttattctgttaataaattaaataattatcaaTAAATACAATCCACAATAATGCAATTACACAATACAGATttgaaagaatttttttttatttaaaatattttttaatatttttaaaaatatttaaaggaAAAATTATTCCGGAATTAAGAACTGCGTAGTCATTTCAATAAACAATTCACCCACAGTACgcttttaaaattataattttgtagtaattaatgttactgtaaaaaatatattcccaCTTATGGCACtattttaattgaaataaaatctgaaaatatttaattatatttaatttggtAATTTTATAAATGGGGTTGGAGTTGGTAAATGGGGTTATTCAtactatgaaaaaataaagaCTAGTTAAGTAAATGAGTAACGGCCCACTCTAAGAGGAAAGCATTCAtacaacatattttaaaaaacagctaaattagaaactatataaacatcatagtataaatatatatttttttttttcagaactgATTTTGCCCAGGCCGATGATTATTGGTACTACATAACTGTTTTTTATATTCAATTAAAACACAAtccaattatatttattttgttaataaattaaataattattaataaatacaatccACAATAATTCAATTGTACAATACAGATttgaaagatttttttaattaaaaatatttttaatatttttaaaaatgtttaaagaaataaattatTCTGGAATTAAGAACTGCATAGACATTTCAATTAACAATTCACCCACAGTACGCGCTTAGTAATTAatgttactgtaaaaaaatatattcccaCTTATGGcactattttaattaaaataaaatgtgaaaatatttaattatatttaatttggtAATTTTATGAACCGCatagatttttaaataatttaattttatatatgaaataattatttcccCTTGTGGcattttgttatatattttaaacattcattcattcattttctaccgctttttcctcacgagggtcgcggggggtgctggagcctatcccagctgtcccgatcccggcgagaggcggggtacaccctggactggtggccagccaatcacagggcacatatagacaaacaaccattcacactcacattcatacctatggacctatggagtcgccaattaacctagcatgtttttggaatgtgggaggaaaccggagtacccggagaaaacccacgcatgcacggggagaacatgcaaactccacacagagatggccgagggtggaattgaacccaggtcttataTTTTAAACAATATGTTTTAAATGATGTAATTTCATGGTATTTTATAATTAGTTTGTCGTTTTATGACGAATTCAGGACTGCATCCTTCTACGTTTATCATTTGGCTGAAGCACAAGGATACAGCAGAGCGCTTTGGCGAGGGATCCCGCAAGCAACGTGTCGGTGGAACTTCCCTTTACTTCAACTGCaattgcataaaaaaacaaatattcaaCATACACACCTCTTACAGTGTCCATCTTCATCACATTATCATCTCTGTATTAGGTGTCCCTAATGTTGTGACGTTCACTTACTTTTGGACATCAGAGTCCTGATCTCCTCGGCCATGACGTTATTGGCGACAGAGAGTAATTCGTACTTTCCGTCGCCACCGGAACACACATCGTCTGCATTGTCGCCGGCTCTGTGATTGGTGCTGGGATACAGGAAGTGACTGAAGTCACATAGACaaagttattgtttttctcACGCCGTTGATGTTGTGTTAAAGGTCAGCGTGGAGGTCACCTGTCTTCACAGTGGCTGGCGATGACGGCCAGCTTGTTGCTCCTGTTCATAGCCACATGGGAGTTGGCCATCACCATGACGGCGTCCATACATTTGGACAAGGTGAACTGGACCgacataaaagtacattttattttggataaatatgaaatgaattgGGTGGCCTGATGCAGTCCTACCTACCTGCGGCTCACGTTGTGCTTGCTGTCCCCACCATATCGGGTTAACGTCCACCACGATGACCAATAAGCTGATCTCCTCCTCTGTGGAAACAAATGTCACATTAACACTTAAAATGGCTGACTTATTCTTGTAGTCCCATTATACACAAACCTGATGCCATGGCGACTGATTACTATCTGCGCCTGCAATTTTACAGTCCATTAGCATCCATTTTTCATCGAAAAACCACACTACTTAACGAGTAGTTTGAAACGTAAAGTATATTCCGTCAAATTATGTTTGTTTTACGATGTAAATGTTTACTCCAGCTTTTCATTAGCGCTATCTTTTGTCGGCGACTGATGTTCTTCCGCGTTTTCTTCTTCGCGTGTTTGTTCTCACGTAGATTACACACTGCCACCATCTAGCGTAAAAGCGGTAGTAGTGGCCATTTGGCCGTGTACCACAATACAACGCCATATGATATGgcgatatgatatgatatcaaCACGTGTTTTAgtaaacatataatatatacaactGCAACAAAATAACAACTATGGATCTACAAATAAGAACACAGAATTGCAATTTAAATGATTAGAAattacaaaaacagcacaaactgcTAGTAAATAGGTCAATTTGTAGACATTACCATATTTGCTTTGCAATATcacacactctaaaaagtaattcagagtatctgttgacaccacttgatttaatacataaatgcaatgtaaaaaatgtaattaattgatttagataaactttctaagttgctaactttattttttaagttatgttcaaataataatgttggctattacatgaacttaatttagaatgtcatatacactcaaattttattgttggtaagcttaaaacaaaattcaagttgccatgacttaataaaattagcttggtaacataacacacacacacacacacagtatatatattaagttactgctacttaaaaagctgtgtgcattgttattataattaagtagacaacaaattaaactactttgaataaaatgattaagtcagttgacttaacatatttccttgagttacgaacttaaaaacttgtccctatgacaacaattattcagtaagcattaggCAAGAGGAAacgctaatttgtgcaatgcaatattgtttgttggttcaaagcaatttcaaattaagttgtcgtaactaagaaagactaatggaaactgttgcgttgattttttgttgttgaggctaaacatttatttttcgaGTGCAGTCTGAAAGTGTCTTTTAATAAATGACTATAAATCCCAAGATTGTGTATATGGTAAATTGGCATTCTTATTCTACCCCTGACCACACCTACTCAGTTGCGATTGGGacaccttaaaaacaaacatttaggaTTTAAGTGAATAGTTTGGAAATGATGTGAAGTGACACATCCAAGACATCCCTTATTGTGTCTGTCAGTGGACTTTCTTGACCTGAACCTTGCATAAGTTGGCCCTGTATCTCCCCGTCTGGTAGTAGTCCGATTCCACCGCCTCCTGGGAGTCGTTCAGCGTGACATACACGTCCTTGTCCACTTCTGTGATCTTGTGGATTCTCTGCTTGACACCCTTGGAGCGCCAATGTGTCCTCAGAGGTTTGACGGTTGGGTTGTCCACGGCCTGATAGAGCCCTTCGCCTTCCGCTAGCGTGATCTTGTACTTGTGCCACGGACACACGATACACGCCCGGCCATTGAACTCCTGACGGCGGCCAAGCATGCAGAAATGGAAAGATGTAATACTCGTACTATTGTATtgttatttgtatataactcacCTCAATGTCTCCATGCTCTAATGCTCCACCTGCATCTGTCAAAGCAAAATCATCACGGTCAGTTTGACATCCAGATCCCATTCCAGATCCCACTCTTCCTTACGGTAACAGCGCATGTCCATGGCGTGGAACTTCCCCTCGTGGTAGAGGACTAGCACGTCTCTGCATCCATTGACT
This DNA window, taken from Doryrhamphus excisus isolate RoL2022-K1 chromosome 4, RoL_Dexc_1.0, whole genome shotgun sequence, encodes the following:
- the psmd9 gene encoding 26S proteasome non-ATPase regulatory subunit 9, giving the protein MRMTDENNLASPEISTDDVKNLIKKKDDIEEQIRAYYDVLEDQGVGLDGPLVDTEGYPRSDVNLYQIRTARHNISCLQNDHKAIMVEIEEALHRLHAREKAKRQRDETEAQEEAMVLQVTLPPAFARVDTVTQGSPASGAGLKVGDEVIEFGSVNTENFQSLHNIASVVQHSEGKPLRVTVIREGQKAHMSLTPQRWSGRGLLGCNIVPIPR
- the gtf2h3 gene encoding general transcription factor IIH subunit 3, producing the protein MASEEEISLLVIVVDVNPIWWGQQAQREPQFTLSKCMDAVMVMANSHVAMNRSNKLAVIASHCEDSHFLYPSTNHRAGDNADDVCSGGDGKYELLSVANNVMAEEIRTLMSKIEVKGSSTDTLLAGSLAKALCYINRVSKELEAGQEIKSRILVIKAADDCALQYMHFMNVIFAAQKQNILMDACVLESDSGLLQQACDITGGLYLKIPQKLALAQYLLWVFLPDAEQRSQLVLPPPAHVDYRAACFCHRNLIEIGYVCSVCLSIFCNFSPICTTCETAFKIQLPQMVKGKKKKLKAS
- the LOC131127673 gene encoding Rieske domain-containing protein yields the protein MSSEDETSSPSPPSSSQMPPPSSHYVGKRDDIIRCGHVTKLVNGCRDVLVLYHEGKFHAMDMRCYHAGGALEHGDIEEFNGRACIVCPWHKYKITLAEGEGLYQAVDNPTVKPLRTHWRSKGVKQRIHKITEVDKDVYVTLNDSQEAVESDYYQTGRYRANLCKVQVKKVH